One stretch of Arachis duranensis cultivar V14167 chromosome 1, aradu.V14167.gnm2.J7QH, whole genome shotgun sequence DNA includes these proteins:
- the LOC127747489 gene encoding LOW QUALITY PROTEIN: photosystem I P700 chlorophyll a apoprotein A2-like (The sequence of the model RefSeq protein was modified relative to this genomic sequence to represent the inferred CDS: substituted 1 base at 1 genomic stop codon), with amino-acid sequence MALRFPRFSQGLAQDPTTRRIWFGIATAHDFESHDDITEERLYQNIFASHFGQLAIIFLWTSGNLFHVAWQGNFETWVQDPLHVRHIAHAIWDPHFGQPAVEAFTRGGALGPVNIAYSGVYQWWYTIGLRTNGDLYTGALFLLFLSAISLIAGWLHLQPKXKPSVSWFKNAESRLNHHLSGLFGVSSLAWTGHLVHVAIPGARGEYVRWNNFLGVLPHPQGLGPLFTGQWNLYAQNPDSSSHLFGTPQGAGTAILTLLGGFHPQTQSLWLTDIAHHHLAIAILFLIAGHMYRTNFGIGHSIKEILEAHIPPGGRLGRGHKGLYDTINNSLHFQLGLALASLGVITSLVAQHMYSLPAYAFIAQDFTTQAALYTHHQYIAGFIMTGAFAHGAIFFIRDYNPEQNEDNVLARMLDHKEAIISHLSWASLFLGFHTLGLYVHNDVMLAFGTPEKQILIEPIFAQWIQSAHGKTSYGFDVLLSSTNSPAFNAGRSIWLPGWLNAINESSNSLFLTIGPGDFLVHHAIALGLHTTTLILVKGALDARGSKLMPDKKDFGYSFPCDGPGRGGTCDISAWDAFYLAVFWMLNTIGWVTFYWHWKHI; translated from the coding sequence ATGGCATTAAGATTTCCAAGGTTTAGCCAAGGTTTAGCTCAGGACCCCACTACTCGTCGTATTTGGTTTGGTATTGCTACCGCACATGACTTCGAGAGTCATGATGATATTACTGAGGAACgtctttatcaaaatatttttgcttCGCATTTCGGACAATTAGCAATAATTTTTCTGTGGACTTCCGGGAATCTGTTTCATGTAGCTTGGCAGGGAAATTTTGAGACATGGGTACAGGATCCTTTACATGTAAGACATATTGCTCATGCAATTTGGGATCCTCATTTTGGTCAACCGGCTGTAGAAGCTTTTACTCGTGGAGGTGCTCTTGGTCCAGTGAATATTGCCTATTCCGGTGTTTATCAGTGGTGGTATACAATCGGTTTACGTACTAATGGGGATCTTTATACTGGAgctctttttctattatttctttCAGCCATATCCTTAATAGCGGGGTGGTTACACCTACAACCGAAATAGAAACCGAGCGTTTCTTGGTTTAAAAATGCCGAATCCCGTCTTAATCATCATTTGTCAGGACTATTCGGAGTCAGTTCCTTGGCTTGGACAGGACATTTAGTTCATGTCGCTATTCCAGGAGCTAGAGGGGAATACGTTCGATGGAATAATTTTTTAGGTGTATTGCCACATCCTCAAGGATTAGGTCCACTTTTTACAGGCCAGTGGAATCTTTATGCTCAAAACCCAGATTCCAGTAGTCATTTATTTGGTACCCCTCAGGGAGCAGGAACTGCCATTCTAACACTTCTTGGGGGATTCCATCCACAAACGCAAAGCTTATGGCTGACCGATATTGCGCACCATCATTTAGCTATTGCGATTCTTTTCCTGATAGCTGGTCACATGTATAGAACCAACTTCGGGATTGGCCACAGTATAAAAGAGATCTTAGAAGCACACATTCCTCCAGGGGGTAGATTGGGGCGTGGACATAAGGGTCTTTATGACACAATCAATAATTCACttcattttcaattaggtcttgCTCTAGCCTCTTTAGGAGTTATTACTTCCTTGGTAGCTCAACACATGTACTCTTTACCTGCTTATGCGTTTATAGCGCAAGATTTTACTACTCAAGCGGCGTTATATACTCATCATCAATACATCGCAGGATTCATTATGACAGGAGCTTTTGCTCATGgagctatattttttattagagatTACAATCCAGAACAAAACGAGGATAATGTATTGGCAAGAATGTTAGACCACAAAGAAGCTATAATATCGCATTTAAGTTGGGCCAGCCTGTTTCTGGGGTTCCATACTTTGGGACTTTATGTCCATAATGATGTCATGCTTGCTTTTGGCACTCCggaaaaacaaatcttgatCGAACCCATATTTGCCCAATGGATACAATCTGCGCATGGTAAAACTTCATACGGCTTCGATGTACTGTTATCTTCAACGAATAGTCCGGCGTTCAATGCGGGGCGAAGCATATGGTTGCCCGGTTGGTTAAATGCTATAAATGAGAGTAGTAATTCTCTATTCTTAACAATAGGACCCGGAGATTTCTTAGTTCATCATGCTATTGCTCTAGGTTTACATACAACTACATTGATCTTAGTAAAAGGTGCTTTGGATGCACGTGGTTCCAAGTTAATGCcagataaaaaagattttggttatagttttcCTTGCGATGGTCCGGGACGAGGTGGTACTTGTGATATTTCGGCTTGGGACGCATTTTATTTGGCAGTTTTCTGGATGTTAAATACGATTGGCTGGGTTACTTTTTACTGGCATTggaaacacatt
- the LOC127747492 gene encoding uncharacterized protein LOC127747492 — protein sequence MGSISRFRDISKPFEEHFVGSAIYLHDSDYLNTVKQGQHESLKDYMTRFTKIAISIPDLHPEKIEKPHYKDDDKSRDSKKNFKPIPRYETYTKFNTKRDDIINEILNSKLIKPPRKVGNYPDSKGTDRSKYCSFHQKYGHNTDDCVIAKDLLERLARQGGGATSSARKRSYQAILFINADQSQQQSPPTSPQITFQTADHDNSVADLDDPIVISLQLIDLQIKRVLLDPGSSADVFFYLTFQKMKLSDNIIRPSTGDLVGFSCERVPVIGSVWLQTTLGKFPSSKTSDIQYLVVDCFSPYNIILGQPFLNRFGAIVSTIHLCVKFPLQDNTIATIHSDAREARECYNNSLKRPHRNTKAQVHNIGNTNNQHMLADLDPRGGTLERPTPTEDLDKIFFTENTNKFTYV from the exons ATGG GTTCCATTTCTCGATTCCGAGATATATCAAAACCCTTTGAGGAGCACTTTGTTGGATCCGCCATCTACCTCCACGACTCCGATTACCTGAACACAGTCAAGCAAGGCCAGCATGAAAGCCTCAAGGACTACATGACGCGCTTCACAAAGATAGCCATAAGCATACCCGACCTCCACCCCGAG aaaatagaaaagccTCACTATAAAGACGACGACAAGTCACGGGACAGCAAAAAGAATTTCAAACCAATCCCACGATATGAGACCTACACCAAATTCAACACCAAGCGCGATGACATCATCAATGAGATATTGAATTCGAAGTTAATCAAGCCACCACGGAAAGTTGGCAATTACCCAGATTCAAAGGGCACTGACCGATCAAAATACTGCTCTTTCCACCAAAAGTACGGACACAATACCGACGACTGCGTCATCGCCAAAGACCTGTTGGAGCGATTAGCTCGGCAAG GTGGAGGAGCCACAAGTTCGGCAAGGAAAAGATCTTACCAAGCTATCCTTTTCATCAACGCCGATCAAAGTCAACAACAGTCGCCGCCTACATCTCCACAAATAACATTCCAGACTGCCGATCATGACAACAGCGTAGCAGATCTAGATGATCCCATCGTAATCTCCCTACAGCTCATAGATCTCCAAATTAAAAGGGTGTTGCTCGACCCAGGCAGCAGCGCCGACGTTTttttttacttgactttccagAAAATGAAACTGAGCGATAACATCATCCGACCTTCCACTGGTGACTTGGTAGGATTCTCATGTGAGCGAGTCCCAGTTATAGGCTCTGTGTGGTTACAAACCACACTCGGTAAGTTCCCTTCGTCAAAAACTTCAGACATTCAATACCTAGTTGTTGATTGCTTCAGTCCTTATAATATTATACTTGGCCAACCTTTCTTAAATAGGTTCGGCGCTATAGTATCTACAATTCATCTTTGTGTTAAGTTTCCTTTGCAGGACAACACAATTGCAACCATTCATAGTGATGCCCGAGAAGCCAGGGAGTGCTACAACAATAGTCTCAAAAGACCTCACCGTAACACAAAAGCCCAGGTTCACAATATCGGCAACACGAACAACCAACACATGCTGGCCGACCTTGATCCTAGAGGAGGAACACTGGAAAGGCCGACTCCAACAGAAGACCTAGATAAAATCTTCTTCACAGAAAACACGAATAAGTTCACATACgtctag
- the LOC127747493 gene encoding uncharacterized protein LOC127747493 has protein sequence MATSKILILVFFVILGFGICCSARTLLTVDETNNDVVGVDLHRDGHKHGGDGGGGGNAGDYGNGGRGGGGGNGGRFGDGGDGGGGGRGGFHGDGGTGGGGGNGGIYGDGGDGGGGGQGGFFGDGGRGGGGGNGGYNGDGGDGGRGGGGGFNGNGGTGGNGGNGGFGGDGGDGGDGGNGGDSAVEFARVSTWKKGGNRVYGGGGGGGGGGLYHP, from the coding sequence ATGGCAACCTCAAAGATTCTCATACTTGTTTTCTTTGTGATTTTGGGTTTCGGAATATGTTGTTCCGCTAGAACACTCCTTACTGTAGACGAAACCAACAACGATGTTGTTGGTGTAGATCTACACAGAGATGGTCATAAACATGGTGGTGATGGTGGAGGTGGTGGAAATGCTGGAGATTATGGTAATGGTGGAAGAGGTGGAGGGGGTGGTAACGGAGGCAGATTTGGAGATGGCGGAGATGGTGGAGGAGGTGGACGTGGTGGGTTTCATGGAGACGGTGGCACTGGTGGAGGTGGTGGCAATGGTGGCATTTATGGAGACGGTGGAGACGGTGGAGGAGGTGGACAGGGTGGGTTTTTTGGTGATGGTGGACGCGGCGGAGGAGGTGGAAATGGTGGGTATAATGGAGATGGTGGGGATGGTGGACGGGGCGGTGGTGGTGGGTTTAATGGAAACGGAGGTACCGGTGGAAACGGAGGAAATGGTGGATTTGGCGGCGACGGTGGCGACGGCGGAGATGGTGGAAACGGAGGAGATAGTGCAGTAGAGTTTGCAAGAGTTAGTACATGGAAGAAGGGGGGAAATAGAgtatatggtggtggtggtggcggcgGTGGTGGCGGATTATACCACCCTTGA
- the LOC127747494 gene encoding glycine-rich protein 23-like, giving the protein MGTSRILCIVFFVILGLGICSAARTLLTLGVEDQQINDHGIIHGDDVAVDLHYRCHKHRGCRRPYYGGGNGGNGGGGGNGGYNNGDGGNGGNGGSGGFNGDGGDGGIGGNGGFNGDGGNGGSGGSGGKFGDGGNGGKGGSGGFNGDGGDGGIGGNGGFNGDGGNGGTGGSGGKFGDGGDGGKGGSGYGNKYVMGKTKRDNIEESEHVRYGGRGSPSFGGKGGDGGHGGHGIHGGGGGGGGGGGGGGIGGQNGGRGGDGGSGGGHHP; this is encoded by the exons ATGGGAACCTCAAGGATTCTCTGCATTGTTTTCTTTGTGATTTTGGGTTTAGGAATATGTTCTGCTGCAAGAACACTCCTCACGCTCGGTGTAGAAGACCAACAAATCAATGATCATGGAATCATCCATGGTGATGATGTTGCTGTGGATCTACACTATAGGTGCCATAAACACCGTGGATGTAGGAGACCTTATTATGGCGGCGGAAATGGTGGAAACGGTGGAGGAGGTGGAAATGGTGGGTATAATAATGGCGATGGTGGAAACGGCGGAAACG GAGGAAGTGGTGGGTTTAATGGAGATGGTGGAGACGGCGGAATCGGTGGAAATGGTGGGTTTAATGGAGACGGTGGTAATGGCGGAAGTGGCGGAAGCGGTGGAAAATTCGGAGATGGTGGAAATGGTGGAAAAGGTGGAAGTGGTGGCTTTAATGGGGATGGTGGAGACGGCGGAATCGGTGGAAACGGTGGGTTTAATGGAGACGGTGGTAATGGTGGAACTGGCGGAAGCGGTGGCAAATTTGGAGATGGTGGAGATGGTGGAAAAGGTGGAAGTG GTTATGGAAATAAATATGTTATGGGGAAAACCAAAAGAGATAATATAGAAGAGAGTGAACATGTAAGATATGGAGGTAGGGGATCTCCTAGCTTTGGTGGCAAAGGAGGAGACGGTGGACACGGCGGACACGGAATacatggaggtggtggtggtggaggtggCGGTGGAGGAGGAGGTGGGATAGGTGGTCAAAATGGTGGAAGAGGTGGAGATGGGGGAAGTGGTGGAGGTCATCACCCTTAA
- the LOC127747495 gene encoding glycine-rich cell wall structural protein 1.0, which produces MTIPKFLIPVVFILVLGGLGICCAARTLNNHGDDGVAAPHLLKNGRVHADRGRCRDIDRGVSVGYCDKIGKGSGGGQGYAGGGGKGASTDDPGGYGGTGGDGGGAGDGAGDGGYRGIGGKGGAGGDGGNGGNGGDGENGGNGINGGGGGGGGGGGGGGIGGERGEDGGSGGGGYGYHHP; this is translated from the coding sequence ATGACAATCCCAAAGTTTCTAATTCCCGTTGTTTTCATACTAGTTTTGGGTGGCTTAGGAATATGTTGTGCCGCCAGAACACTGAATAATCATGGCGATGATGGTGTTGCTGCTCCACATCTCTTGAAAAATGGCCGAGTTCATGCTGATAGAGGAAGATGCCGGGATATTGATAGAGGAGTTAGTGTTGGGTACTGTGATAAAATAGGAAAAGGTTCTGGCGGCGGACAAGGTTATGCTGGTGGTGGTGGAAAAGGTGCTTCAACTGATGATCCCGGTGGATATGGTGGAACAGGTGGAGATGGTGGTGGTGCTGGTGATGGTGCCGGAGATGGAGGATATCGTGGCATAGGTGGAAAAGGAGGAGCTGGCGGAGACGGTGGTAATGGTGGAAATGGAGGAGACGGTGAAAACGGTGGAAATGGAATAAatggaggtggtggtggggGAGGTGGCGGCGGCGGAGGAGGTGGGATAGGTGGTGAAAGAGGTGAAGATGGGggaagtggtggtggtggctatGGTTATCATCACCCTTAG
- the LOC127747496 gene encoding glycine-rich cell wall structural protein 1.0-like, whose translation MMITPKFVITVVFMVVSTLGICGAARTVLTDDHGHHGVAATHPSRNGHRQKDRGGGNGDVYNDRVGKGAGGGAGGFGGDSGGESGTGSGYGGDDGNGGIGGKGEDGGGSGNGKKLNGGGGNGGYSGGGGAEMEDIVA comes from the exons ATGATGATAACCCCAAAGTTTGTGATCACCGTTGTTTTCATGGTAGTTTCGACTTTAGGAATATGTGGTGCCGCCAGAACAGTCCTCACCGATGACCATGGCCATCATGGTGTTGCTGCTACACATCCATCGAGAAACGGCCATAGACAGAAAGATCGCGGCGGAGGTAATGGAGATGTGTATAATGACAGGGTTGGAAAAGGTGCAGGTGGTGGCGCTGGTGGGTTTGGCGGAGACAGCGGTGGAGAATCTGGAACCGGGTCTGGGTATGGTGGTGATGATGGAAACGGCGG CATAGGTGGAAAAGGAGAAGATGGTGGAGGCAGcggaaatggaaaaaaattaaacggGGGTGGCGGAAATGGTGGGTATTCCGGCGGTGGTGGTGCCGAGATGGAGGATATCGTGGCATAG